From one ANME-2 cluster archaeon genomic stretch:
- a CDS encoding carboxypeptidase-like regulatory domain-containing protein, translating into LSFADNTFQKPSITTPVLSSRNVTTGEHVSITATVSVGATYAIVDGAQYRIENGSGEIVPWTPMFADDGNFDGSSEDVNVIINTSNMNIGDYTIQVRGMAGGKAQSDSARYYPMNGDVSGALSTMLTIAQPSGYINGTVTNGSSPIADVIVSTDTGIFAVTNNFGFYSLALRPGEYNLTASKEPEYYSNSSTALEVFSETTIVQDFILALKSTGSITGNVTNKAG; encoded by the coding sequence TTTAAGTTTTGCTGATAACACTTTCCAAAAACCATCTATCACCACACCTGTACTTTCTTCCCGCAATGTTACTACGGGTGAACATGTTTCGATAACAGCAACAGTATCAGTGGGTGCAACATATGCTATTGTGGATGGGGCACAATACCGGATTGAAAATGGTTCCGGTGAGATTGTTCCATGGACTCCAATGTTTGCTGACGATGGAAATTTTGATGGTTCAAGTGAAGATGTTAACGTCATTATTAATACTTCGAATATGAACATCGGGGACTATACTATTCAGGTGCGGGGCATGGCAGGTGGTAAAGCACAGAGCGATTCTGCCAGGTATTATCCAATGAACGGTGATGTTTCAGGAGCATTGTCAACAATGCTAACCATCGCACAACCGAGTGGTTATATCAACGGGACAGTAACAAATGGCAGTTCACCGATTGCAGATGTTATTGTTTCAACAGATACTGGAATATTTGCGGTTACGAATAATTTCGGTTTTTATTCCCTTGCATTACGACCGGGTGAATACAATCTTACTGCCTCAAAAGAACCTGAATATTATTCAAATAGTTCAACTGCTCTTGAGGTCTTCTCAGAAACGACTATAGTACAGGATTTTATCCTTGCTTTAAAATCTACAGGTTCGATCACAGGTAATGTTACAAATAAAGCGGGTTAA